A single genomic interval of Metasolibacillus fluoroglycofenilyticus harbors:
- the isdC gene encoding heme uptake protein IsdC: protein MKKLFLTLFVLMLGVFILAPNYSHAQLADGTYDIQYQVNKPSSISASMANDYFLKPAKVIMKNGKATVQLTIKNSAWVTEFNPPSGATVISQNAAADTRVVQFAVANLGNPVTVAMKIDIDDINYHHGYSVDFVFDAAGIPQATEQNAQTNKESSKAVNNVSKTPSSSNVEDNGNKADGTVSASEKVENPQTSDSLPYLFIFMLIASVLVFYKTKKMN from the coding sequence GTGAAAAAGCTTTTTCTAACTCTTTTTGTGCTTATGCTAGGGGTATTTATACTTGCGCCTAATTATTCTCATGCACAATTAGCTGATGGAACATACGATATTCAATATCAAGTCAATAAGCCAAGTAGTATTTCCGCTTCTATGGCCAATGATTATTTTTTAAAGCCTGCAAAGGTAATTATGAAAAATGGCAAGGCAACTGTGCAATTGACGATTAAAAATAGTGCATGGGTAACGGAGTTTAACCCGCCGAGTGGTGCGACAGTAATTAGCCAAAATGCCGCTGCTGATACGCGTGTTGTGCAATTTGCTGTAGCTAATTTGGGGAATCCTGTAACAGTGGCAATGAAAATCGATATTGATGATATTAATTATCATCACGGTTATAGCGTTGATTTTGTATTTGACGCAGCGGGTATTCCACAAGCAACGGAGCAAAATGCGCAAACAAATAAAGAATCTTCAAAGGCTGTTAACAATGTGAGTAAGACGCCAAGCTCTTCAAATGTTGAAGATAATGGAAATAAAGCTGACGGAACAGTAAGTGCTAGTGAAAAAGTAGAAAATCCACAAACAAGTGATTCTTTACCATATCTTTTCATCTTTATGCTTATTGCTTCGGTGCTTGTATTTTATAAAACAAAAAAAATGAATTAA
- a CDS encoding thermonuclease family protein produces MKPTDIKTLITSGTIIIAVALYLIFSPEPQDKTTNEVKTPPHSQQETNETATNHISAQYAQQVTGNQLQEINYLSINDGDTFSIEMNGEKHKVRLLMVDTPEMNYDKGKPMPYAEDAKVFTENLLKNASKIELLFDVGPETDKYDRLLAYIFVDNVLLQESLLKNGFAVMRYINKPNNTLEAELNEIQVRAQDAKLNIWAHEGYFDGKQFHEDAVR; encoded by the coding sequence ATGAAACCAACAGATATTAAAACGCTTATTACGAGCGGAACTATTATTATAGCGGTCGCACTTTATTTAATATTTAGTCCAGAACCGCAGGACAAGACTACAAATGAAGTTAAGACGCCGCCACATAGTCAACAAGAAACAAATGAAACTGCGACAAATCATATTTCAGCACAATATGCCCAGCAAGTGACAGGAAATCAGCTACAGGAGATTAACTATTTATCAATTAATGATGGCGATACATTTAGCATAGAAATGAATGGTGAAAAGCATAAAGTTCGTTTATTAATGGTGGATACGCCCGAAATGAACTATGACAAAGGAAAACCGATGCCTTATGCAGAAGATGCTAAAGTGTTTACAGAAAATTTACTGAAAAATGCCTCGAAAATTGAGCTTCTATTCGATGTTGGACCAGAAACAGATAAATATGACCGTTTGCTCGCGTATATTTTTGTCGATAATGTATTATTACAGGAATCTTTATTGAAAAATGGCTTTGCAGTTATGCGCTATATTAACAAACCGAATAATACGCTTGAAGCAGAATTAAATGAAATTCAAGTAAGGGCACAGGATGCAAAGCTCAATATTTGGGCACATGAAGGCTATTTTGATGGCAAGCAATTTCATGAGGATGCTGTTCGCTAA
- a CDS encoding stage VI sporulation protein F, protein MDKSFFKQFERKTGVEMDEVFALARAIQYADFTSEKQVRKIVQKVSKVAKRKVSPQLEEQIVQSIIKDGKSLDLSKIERMMR, encoded by the coding sequence ATGGACAAAAGTTTTTTTAAACAGTTCGAGCGTAAAACGGGTGTTGAAATGGATGAAGTGTTCGCATTAGCTCGCGCCATACAATATGCAGACTTTACAAGTGAAAAACAAGTAAGGAAAATTGTACAAAAAGTAAGCAAAGTAGCAAAGCGGAAAGTATCACCACAGCTAGAAGAGCAAATTGTGCAGTCCATTATAAAGGATGGCAAATCACTAGATTTGAGTAAAATCGAGCGAATGATGCGTTAG
- the spoVAC gene encoding stage V sporulation protein AC, with product MKESQYETIEQQMTPTPPYAMNILKAFFVGGIICVIGQAISFFYMIFFDFTEKTVGNPTVATMILLAMIFTGLGLYTRLGQFAGAGSAVPVTGFGNAVVSAAIEHRTEGYVLGVGSNMFKLAGSVIVFGTVSAFAVALVKTVLVMLGVVSW from the coding sequence ATGAAAGAATCTCAATATGAAACGATTGAACAGCAGATGACACCGACCCCACCATATGCAATGAATATATTAAAGGCATTTTTCGTCGGTGGTATTATTTGTGTGATTGGACAAGCTATTTCCTTCTTTTATATGATTTTTTTTGATTTTACCGAAAAAACGGTAGGCAATCCAACTGTTGCGACAATGATATTACTAGCGATGATTTTTACAGGCTTAGGACTGTACACAAGACTAGGGCAGTTTGCAGGTGCAGGTAGTGCTGTTCCCGTTACAGGCTTTGGCAATGCCGTTGTATCTGCAGCGATTGAGCATCGAACAGAGGGTTATGTGCTAGGTGTAGGGAGCAATATGTTCAAGCTAGCTGGCTCTGTTATCGTTTTCGGAACGGTGTCTGCCTTCGCTGTAGCTTTAGTGAAAACGGTACTGGTTATGCTGGGGGTTGTCTCATGGTAA
- the spoVAE gene encoding stage V sporulation protein AE encodes MYTFIFAFLVGGAICVIGQLLMDVAKLTPAHTLSILVVAGAILDGFGLYEPLIDFAGAGATIPITSFGNSLTHGALAEAEKHGLVGVVTGMFEVTSSGISAAIIFGFIAALIFHSKGKVN; translated from the coding sequence ATGTATACTTTTATATTTGCATTTTTAGTTGGTGGCGCTATTTGTGTGATTGGTCAGCTATTAATGGATGTGGCCAAGCTAACGCCGGCGCATACATTATCCATATTAGTTGTAGCGGGCGCCATTCTAGATGGATTTGGTTTATATGAGCCACTTATTGATTTTGCTGGTGCTGGTGCAACGATTCCAATTACTTCATTTGGCAATTCGTTAACACATGGTGCGCTTGCAGAGGCCGAGAAGCACGGCTTAGTTGGAGTCGTGACAGGGATGTTTGAAGTGACGAGCTCAGGTATTAGCGCAGCGATTATTTTCGGGTTTATCGCGGCACTTATTTTTCATTCAAAAGGAAAAGTGAATTAG
- a CDS encoding phosphatidylglycerophosphatase A family protein, with the protein MHNRAVRVHSDKVTEATYSALERRGVKVEDIAEIVYEMQSLYNEGLLMEHCISSVERVLHKREVQHAVLVGVELDELAEKKMLSEPLQSIVESDEGLFGVDETIALGSVFTYGSIAVTTFGHLDKKKIGIIDKLDTKAGKCVNTFLDDLVASIAASAASRIAHRMRDLEEEGETFAAIPPQKLGPQPKTNTDI; encoded by the coding sequence ATGCATAATCGAGCAGTTCGTGTTCATTCTGATAAAGTAACAGAAGCCACTTATTCTGCGTTAGAGCGCAGAGGAGTAAAGGTGGAGGATATTGCTGAAATCGTTTATGAAATGCAAAGTCTTTACAATGAAGGGCTATTAATGGAGCATTGCATTAGCTCTGTTGAGCGTGTATTGCATAAGCGTGAAGTACAGCATGCGGTATTAGTAGGCGTTGAGCTAGACGAGTTGGCCGAAAAGAAAATGCTATCAGAGCCCCTACAATCAATTGTAGAGTCAGATGAAGGATTGTTCGGTGTCGATGAAACAATTGCCCTTGGCTCTGTCTTTACGTACGGCAGTATTGCAGTGACGACTTTTGGTCATTTAGATAAGAAGAAAATAGGTATCATTGATAAATTGGATACAAAAGCCGGGAAATGTGTAAATACATTTTTAGATGATTTGGTTGCGAGCATTGCAGCGAGTGCAGCATCCCGTATTGCCCATCGAATGCGCGATTTGGAAGAGGAAGGCGAAACATTTGCAGCCATTCCACCGCAGAAGCTAGGTCCACAGCCGAAGACAAATACAGATATTTAA
- a CDS encoding FecCD family ABC transporter permease: MMKKIISTVIVAALLVITAIFAATTGSIKMGFWEFVGALFDTNNDTMAAIRDLRFPRIIVAIFAGAALSVAGALLQAIMRNPLADAGVIGISSGAAFTKLFIVSIVPTLFFMTPIFAFIGGALACFLVFALAWKSGLNPLRLILVGIAINAMFTGLTEAFISFGGSLNASASSVLGSSLAFKTWDDVTLIAIYGSIGLIFAFVMYSWCNVLALSDKTAQSIGFNVTLARLAIAATAVLLSAISVVVAGVIAFVGLLVPHIARRIVGHDHKVLLPFTALLGAFIILLADTIGRTVIAPLEIPASTIMAIIGGPFLIFLLRKG; this comes from the coding sequence GTGATGAAAAAAATAATAAGCACTGTTATTGTTGCTGCATTGCTAGTAATAACAGCTATTTTTGCTGCTACAACAGGCAGTATAAAAATGGGGTTTTGGGAATTTGTAGGGGCATTATTTGATACAAATAATGATACGATGGCAGCGATTCGTGATTTGCGCTTTCCACGTATTATTGTGGCAATTTTTGCAGGTGCAGCCCTATCAGTAGCAGGCGCACTATTGCAGGCAATTATGCGCAACCCACTTGCTGATGCAGGGGTCATCGGTATTTCATCAGGTGCGGCTTTTACAAAGCTATTTATTGTATCAATTGTTCCAACTTTATTTTTCATGACGCCGATTTTTGCTTTTATTGGCGGCGCCCTTGCTTGTTTTTTAGTGTTTGCGTTGGCATGGAAGTCAGGCTTAAATCCGTTGCGCTTGATTTTAGTAGGGATTGCCATCAACGCTATGTTTACAGGACTTACAGAGGCATTTATTAGCTTTGGCGGCTCTTTAAATGCATCGGCTAGCAGTGTGCTTGGCTCAAGCCTAGCATTTAAAACATGGGATGATGTGACGCTCATCGCTATTTACGGCTCGATTGGCTTAATTTTTGCGTTCGTCATGTATTCATGGTGTAATGTCCTAGCATTATCTGATAAAACGGCACAAAGTATTGGCTTTAATGTGACATTGGCACGTTTAGCAATTGCGGCAACTGCCGTATTATTATCAGCCATTTCAGTTGTTGTCGCAGGTGTTATTGCCTTTGTTGGCCTGCTAGTCCCACACATTGCCCGCCGCATTGTTGGACATGACCATAAAGTGCTATTGCCTTTTACAGCCTTGCTTGGAGCATTTATTATTTTATTAGCGGATACAATTGGGCGTACAGTCATTGCACCATTAGAAATCCCTGCATCAACCATTATGGCCATTATTGGTGGTCCGTTTTTAATATTTTTACTGAGAAAAGGGTGA
- a CDS encoding 2'-5' RNA ligase family protein — MKYGIVAFPSKNLQDLANNYRKRYDPHYAQIAPHMTLKDAFEADESAVQDIVAKLTEIASNFAPLKIHASRISSFFPTTNAIYFRIEPTEQLTNIQNAIQEKIAFGEQKHVFVPHITIAQKLTASEHDDILGQLRMSGVDVQEEIQQIHLLKEQDGKWEIVESFSLNGAE; from the coding sequence TTGAAATATGGTATTGTTGCTTTTCCTTCTAAAAACTTACAAGATTTAGCGAATAATTATCGTAAACGTTATGACCCACATTATGCACAAATCGCTCCGCATATGACATTAAAGGATGCGTTTGAGGCTGATGAGAGTGCAGTACAAGACATCGTTGCAAAATTAACGGAAATTGCGTCAAATTTTGCCCCATTGAAAATTCACGCATCACGCATTAGCTCGTTTTTCCCTACTACGAATGCGATTTATTTCCGCATCGAACCTACAGAGCAATTAACAAATATTCAAAATGCAATTCAGGAGAAAATTGCTTTCGGTGAGCAAAAGCATGTTTTTGTGCCACATATTACTATTGCACAAAAACTAACAGCATCTGAACACGATGATATTTTAGGTCAATTGCGCATGTCTGGTGTTGATGTACAAGAAGAAATTCAGCAAATTCATCTACTAAAAGAACAGGACGGTAAATGGGAAATCGTCGAATCATTTAGTTTAAATGGAGCTGAGTAA
- a CDS encoding GNAT family N-acetyltransferase, which translates to MFEVHSAISEEQLQRAFDIRKKVFVEEQGVPIHLELDEYDKTSYHFIVTEGERTIAAARLREYEPLVGKVERVCVLNEYRGKRLGALLMEHIEQVAKEKNWKKLKLNAQSYAIPFYEKLQYTVTSPEFLDAGIPHRAMEKSI; encoded by the coding sequence ATGTTTGAAGTACATTCTGCAATATCTGAAGAACAATTACAGCGTGCGTTTGATATCCGCAAAAAAGTGTTCGTTGAAGAACAAGGGGTACCTATCCACCTTGAATTAGATGAATATGATAAAACATCCTATCATTTTATCGTGACGGAGGGCGAACGAACAATCGCTGCGGCTCGTCTAAGAGAATACGAGCCATTAGTGGGGAAAGTGGAGCGTGTTTGCGTATTAAACGAATATCGCGGAAAACGACTAGGCGCTTTATTAATGGAGCATATCGAGCAAGTAGCTAAAGAGAAAAATTGGAAAAAGTTGAAACTGAATGCACAAAGCTATGCAATTCCGTTTTATGAGAAATTACAGTACACAGTAACCTCTCCTGAGTTTTTAGATGCAGGTATTCCGCATCGCGCGATGGAGAAATCGATTTAA
- a CDS encoding stage V sporulation protein AD: MVILFQTKPALLAGAAAVGPLEEKSVFRSYFDMIADDERFQEKTNEQGQKRLIMNTCQLVMDKAKIKNLDVDYFLSGDLVNQMTPTNFAARELAVSFIGMFSACSTSVSSVIIAGLLTELGASKLAIAGASSQHNATERQFRYPVNYGAQKPATAQWTVTAAGYALVGPHQPDYPYMVAATVGKVIDYHETDPFHMGGAMAPAAYDTIKRHLQHRKQKISDYDMVMTGDLGKIGLKLVKAMLAEDGIKNDELQLIRDAGAEFYGDDQAFQAGASGAGCSAAVYYSYVLSQFMTGRFKRVLLVATGALLSPLSYQQGETIPCTAHAIEIAMN; encoded by the coding sequence ATGGTAATTTTGTTTCAGACGAAGCCAGCATTATTAGCGGGCGCTGCGGCAGTAGGCCCGTTAGAGGAAAAAAGCGTCTTTCGCTCTTATTTTGATATGATAGCCGATGATGAACGCTTTCAAGAAAAAACGAATGAACAAGGACAGAAGCGCCTAATTATGAACACCTGTCAGCTTGTTATGGACAAGGCAAAGATAAAAAATTTAGATGTCGATTATTTTTTAAGTGGTGATTTAGTCAATCAAATGACACCAACTAACTTTGCAGCGCGAGAATTAGCAGTATCTTTTATCGGGATGTTTTCAGCTTGTTCGACATCCGTTTCGTCCGTTATTATTGCTGGTTTATTAACGGAATTAGGGGCGTCGAAGCTTGCAATTGCTGGTGCTTCTAGCCAACATAATGCAACCGAGCGTCAATTTCGTTACCCAGTTAATTACGGTGCGCAGAAGCCTGCAACTGCACAGTGGACAGTAACCGCAGCAGGCTATGCGTTGGTCGGTCCGCATCAACCAGACTACCCCTATATGGTAGCAGCAACAGTAGGAAAGGTGATTGATTATCACGAAACAGATCCATTTCATATGGGGGGAGCAATGGCTCCTGCCGCTTACGACACAATTAAAAGACATTTACAGCATAGAAAACAGAAAATAAGCGATTATGATATGGTGATGACAGGGGATTTAGGGAAAATTGGGCTAAAGCTAGTAAAAGCGATGTTAGCTGAGGATGGTATTAAAAATGACGAGCTACAGCTAATTCGTGATGCTGGCGCAGAGTTTTATGGAGACGACCAGGCATTTCAAGCTGGAGCAAGTGGGGCAGGGTGTTCAGCCGCTGTTTATTATAGCTATGTATTAAGTCAATTTATGACAGGACGCTTTAAACGAGTCTTACTTGTAGCAACAGGTGCTCTACTATCTCCGCTGTCCTATCAGCAAGGAGAAACGATTCCATGTACAGCACATGCGATTGAAATTGCGATGAACTGA
- a CDS encoding alpha/beta hydrolase → MDKGTVKDINFYSEALQEELQLLIYIPANYSPLYKYNLLIAADGKDYFQLGSIPRLADELIDNYEMENTIIVGVPYKNVADRQKKYIPSGEQHEAFLRFLAHELVPYLDENYATFQLGQTRGMIGDSMAATAALMATLKYPNVFCKAILQSPYVDELVLEAVANATNYSAISIYHIIGKGEDKVVTTSKEIKDFLTPNRALHQLFLEKNFNTFYEEFDGDHTWKYWKPDLRRALIENFG, encoded by the coding sequence TTGGATAAGGGAACAGTAAAAGATATCAATTTTTATAGTGAGGCACTTCAGGAAGAGCTGCAATTACTTATTTATATTCCAGCAAATTATTCACCATTATATAAGTATAATCTACTCATCGCAGCAGATGGCAAAGACTATTTCCAATTAGGTAGCATTCCCCGTCTCGCCGATGAACTAATCGATAATTATGAGATGGAAAATACAATTATTGTAGGCGTTCCATATAAAAATGTCGCGGATCGCCAAAAAAAATATATCCCCTCTGGTGAACAACATGAGGCATTTTTACGCTTTTTAGCACATGAGCTTGTACCTTATTTAGATGAAAATTACGCGACTTTTCAGCTTGGGCAAACGCGTGGCATGATTGGTGACTCAATGGCTGCAACAGCCGCGCTAATGGCTACATTAAAATATCCAAACGTTTTTTGTAAGGCTATTTTGCAATCGCCATATGTTGATGAGCTTGTACTAGAAGCAGTAGCAAACGCTACAAATTATAGCGCAATATCAATTTATCATATTATCGGTAAAGGTGAAGACAAAGTCGTTACGACAAGCAAAGAAATAAAGGATTTTCTAACACCGAATAGGGCGCTTCATCAATTATTCCTTGAAAAAAACTTCAATACATTTTATGAAGAATTTGACGGTGATCATACATGGAAATATTGGAAACCAGACTTAAGACGAGCACTTATAGAAAATTTCGGATAA
- the isdE gene encoding heme ABC transporter substrate-binding protein IsdE — protein MKKYMQCLLLVAILLLAACGGKTAAPEQPQENNKEKQQQEETQRIVAGTVVVADIMDRLELDAIAIPDTVKQLPARFDGLPSIGNAMQPDMEVVKSLNPTEVLSVSTLEYDLAPIFEQLQVPVDFVDLTSIDTMLAEIEELGKRYKRVEQADALVDKLKNEIAQVENVASMHEQPSVLILLGVPGSYLVATEHSYVGDLARRAGAVNVMAGQEAEYLASNTEHLYNSNPDIILRMAHGMPDEVIKMFDEEFKTNDVWKHFNAVKNNRVYDLEEELFGTTAALNVSEALQQLIEIFYEQ, from the coding sequence ATGAAAAAATATATGCAATGTTTACTGCTTGTAGCAATACTGCTGCTTGCTGCTTGCGGTGGCAAAACGGCGGCTCCAGAGCAGCCACAAGAAAATAATAAAGAGAAGCAGCAACAGGAAGAGACACAGCGTATTGTAGCAGGGACAGTTGTTGTAGCAGATATTATGGACCGTTTAGAACTGGATGCTATTGCAATTCCAGATACTGTTAAACAATTGCCTGCTCGCTTTGATGGTTTACCCTCTATTGGAAATGCGATGCAGCCTGATATGGAAGTGGTTAAATCTTTAAATCCAACAGAAGTATTATCCGTCTCTACATTAGAATATGATTTAGCACCAATATTTGAGCAATTGCAAGTCCCTGTCGACTTTGTTGATTTAACGAGCATTGATACGATGCTCGCAGAAATTGAAGAGCTAGGCAAGCGCTATAAGCGCGTGGAACAGGCGGATGCGCTTGTTGACAAGCTGAAAAATGAAATTGCACAAGTGGAAAATGTGGCGAGTATGCATGAGCAGCCAAGCGTTCTTATTTTATTAGGTGTGCCTGGTAGCTATTTAGTAGCGACAGAGCATTCATATGTGGGGGATTTAGCACGCAGAGCTGGCGCTGTCAATGTGATGGCTGGTCAGGAAGCTGAATATTTAGCCTCGAATACAGAGCATTTATATAATAGTAACCCAGATATTATTTTACGTATGGCACATGGGATGCCAGACGAAGTAATTAAAATGTTTGACGAGGAATTTAAAACAAACGATGTTTGGAAGCATTTTAATGCAGTGAAAAACAATCGCGTTTATGATTTAGAAGAAGAGCTGTTCGGGACAACGGCTGCGTTAAATGTATCGGAGGCATTACAGCAGTTAATTGAAATTTTTTATGAGCAGTAG
- a CDS encoding NEAT domain-containing protein — MSKFQSRSTKIALASVLATSAIVPAVAASAETPSRSMPDGQYTIDFTITDTTQQLAKYIQGPATLIIEDGKYFIQLSADATVMNMLTKVEVDGVSVIKEVNGQKVIYIPVERPGGTVKGEGAVAVGGKEIPTAFELTLDPTTIKAPEAAEEEKVEFVPGKTFKQVKDGEYAITFDAYDPKTNKGDYAAITNHLEKDAKLIVKDGKYSVELTVTEKSSPMIAGLKVAGADATLVSEEGKKVYSFTLKSISDLVEAGIHVVVPAANMDKWYEFGFAINTANLDLPEVTEEQPVEVGEELPLYIYKDKTNEISVMSTYVKPTVTVTETANEFLVDLTFVQGQYLNKFNIEGATIADEKTTEVDGNTVKIYTIATTNLDAVYTATVDVSVDAGPVKYDSVYPVQLQFGGKINPFTDITKLGDYGNIVTLYSIGLFKEADKFNPNGKVKRSQFALMLNRYLNLDTTAKNPFKDVSSFDAETQKAVTALSDYGIMNGTSATAFEPTKEITRQQAAVIIYRVLEGAGYKATGASVPFKDVTTSNKEALTAIAELNALGIMTGNEGKFNPTNTLTRSQMAKVILNTLYVVEN, encoded by the coding sequence ATGTCAAAATTCCAATCTCGTTCTACAAAAATCGCGCTAGCTTCAGTGTTAGCAACATCTGCTATCGTGCCAGCAGTAGCGGCATCTGCTGAAACACCATCACGCTCTATGCCAGATGGTCAGTATACTATTGATTTCACAATTACAGATACGACACAGCAATTAGCGAAATACATTCAAGGACCAGCTACACTTATTATTGAAGATGGCAAGTATTTCATTCAGCTATCAGCGGATGCTACTGTGATGAACATGCTGACAAAAGTAGAAGTAGATGGCGTTAGCGTAATTAAAGAAGTAAATGGACAAAAAGTTATTTATATTCCTGTAGAGCGTCCAGGCGGTACAGTGAAGGGTGAGGGCGCTGTCGCAGTTGGTGGCAAAGAAATTCCAACAGCATTTGAATTAACATTAGACCCAACAACAATTAAAGCGCCTGAAGCAGCAGAAGAAGAAAAAGTAGAGTTTGTACCAGGTAAAACATTTAAGCAAGTAAAAGACGGTGAATATGCAATTACTTTTGATGCCTATGATCCAAAAACAAATAAAGGTGATTATGCGGCGATTACAAACCATCTTGAAAAAGATGCAAAATTAATCGTGAAAGATGGTAAGTACTCAGTAGAATTAACAGTTACGGAAAAAAGTAGCCCGATGATTGCTGGCTTAAAAGTAGCTGGTGCAGATGCAACATTAGTATCAGAGGAAGGGAAAAAGGTTTATAGCTTTACACTGAAATCAATTAGCGATTTAGTAGAAGCGGGAATTCATGTTGTTGTTCCTGCGGCAAATATGGACAAATGGTATGAGTTCGGCTTTGCTATCAATACAGCGAACCTTGATTTACCTGAAGTAACAGAGGAGCAGCCTGTAGAAGTAGGAGAAGAGCTTCCATTATACATTTATAAAGATAAAACAAACGAAATTTCTGTTATGTCGACGTATGTAAAGCCGACTGTTACAGTAACAGAAACAGCAAACGAATTCCTTGTAGACTTAACATTCGTACAAGGACAATACTTAAATAAATTTAACATTGAAGGCGCAACAATTGCAGATGAAAAAACTACGGAAGTGGATGGCAACACAGTGAAAATCTACACAATTGCTACAACAAACTTAGATGCTGTTTATACAGCAACAGTTGATGTATCAGTAGATGCTGGTCCTGTAAAATACGATTCAGTATACCCTGTACAATTGCAATTTGGTGGCAAGATAAATCCATTTACAGATATTACGAAATTAGGTGACTATGGTAATATCGTAACATTATATTCTATAGGTCTTTTCAAAGAAGCGGATAAATTCAATCCAAACGGAAAAGTGAAGCGTTCACAATTTGCATTAATGTTAAATCGTTACTTAAACTTAGATACAACTGCGAAAAATCCATTTAAAGATGTATCGAGCTTTGATGCAGAAACACAAAAGGCGGTAACAGCATTAAGCGATTACGGCATTATGAACGGCACATCTGCTACTGCATTTGAGCCAACAAAAGAAATTACACGTCAACAAGCGGCAGTTATTATTTACCGCGTTTTAGAGGGTGCAGGCTATAAAGCAACAGGGGCAAGCGTACCATTTAAAGATGTGACAACTTCAAATAAAGAAGCGTTGACTGCAATTGCTGAATTAAATGCATTAGGTATTATGACTGGGAATGAAGGCAAATTCAATCCAACGAATACTTTAACACGCAGCCAAATGGCAAAGGTGATTTTAAACACTCTTTATGTAGTAGAAAACTAA
- a CDS encoding ABC transporter ATP-binding protein, whose amino-acid sequence MELQKIVVSHDGKKQHLQNVSTSIQRGKITTIIGPNGCGKSTLLNVMARNHSPLQGTALLDNKDLVNYKPKKFAQKFAIVYQQNDIPQDLTVEKLVSYGRMPYHSLLKKNNVEDNKAVDWALACTSLGEKRHHDLSALSGGERQRVWIAMALAQQSELLCLDEPTTYLDIYYQLELLELVKELNEKHGLTIVMVLHDINQAIRYSDHIILMSAGQIVAEGTPRDVITQQTVKQVYGVEAIFQEDAALGLYMVPIGI is encoded by the coding sequence GTGGAATTACAAAAAATTGTTGTATCACATGACGGTAAGAAGCAGCATTTACAAAATGTATCAACGTCCATTCAGCGCGGCAAAATTACAACGATTATTGGTCCAAATGGCTGCGGCAAGTCGACATTATTAAACGTCATGGCACGCAACCATTCTCCCCTACAAGGCACGGCACTATTAGATAATAAAGACTTAGTCAATTATAAGCCAAAGAAGTTTGCTCAAAAGTTTGCCATTGTTTATCAGCAAAACGATATTCCGCAAGATTTAACCGTTGAAAAGCTTGTTAGTTACGGGCGTATGCCCTATCATTCTTTATTAAAAAAGAATAATGTCGAGGATAATAAAGCAGTTGATTGGGCATTAGCCTGTACAAGTCTAGGCGAAAAACGCCATCATGATTTATCCGCGTTATCTGGTGGAGAAAGACAGCGCGTATGGATTGCCATGGCATTGGCACAGCAGAGCGAGCTTCTATGCTTAGATGAGCCGACGACGTATTTAGATATTTATTATCAGCTAGAGCTTTTAGAGCTAGTAAAAGAACTAAATGAAAAGCATGGTTTAACGATTGTGATGGTGTTACATGATATTAACCAAGCGATTCGCTACAGCGACCATATTATTTTAATGAGTGCAGGGCAGATTGTCGCAGAAGGAACGCCACGCGATGTCATTACCCAGCAAACGGTGAAACAAGTTTACGGTGTGGAGGCAATATTTCAAGAAGATGCTGCGCTTGGACTATATATGGTGCCAATCGGGATTTGA